The genomic segment GGTGCCGGAGCCGCCCGGGGCGCGGACGCCGATACCGGTGATCACCACTCGTCGGGTCATCGCGTGGGCACGCCTTCCTTCGAGCTGAACATCGAGTCACGTTCCTTTCCGCTTGCCCTGCAGCGATGTCCACCGCTGCCTGTCCGGGACAGCGCCGTTGGCAAGGGAAACGGTGCGTCTCCGGCCTCGAACACCACTCGAAGACGGATGGGGTACCTCCACAAGAAACCGGCTGGCCGGTTTCTCTTGGTAATCCGACGTCAGAGGGGCCGTAGACAGGGCGCCTGGTCGGTTTCCAGTGGGGTTTGGGGTGGCGCAGAGGGGGACTAAAGCGCACAAAAGCGGGCATGGAAGATCATCGGATCAAGGTTTCGAAGAGTAATAGAAACAACGCAGTCGGTTTGGTACGGTCAAATGCGCCGTCGGTAGCCATCACGTGGGGAGAGACGATGGAAGCCAGATCCGTGCAACTCAGCCCTGTGTCCACCACTCCGTCCAGCACTCCGACCAGCACCTCGACCAGCACCCTGACCGCCGGGGAACCCCCCTTCGGGGAACCGTCCCCCGCCGGCCCCTGGGACGTGGAACCGGAGCTCTTCTCGTCGCTCACGCGCAACGACCAGCGCAGGATGGCGGAGCAGTACGTACGCGGCCTGCTGGAGGCGGAGGGCCGCAAGACCCTGCGCAACGTCGCGGAACAGATCGGCGGGAAGGCGCTCCAGCAGAGCGTCCACCACTTCATCACCGCCTCGTCCTGGAACTGGGCCCCGGTGCGGCGGGCGCTCGCGCGCCGCGCGGAGGAGGAGGTGCGCCCCCAGGCGTGGGTGGTCAACTCCACCGTCATCCCCAAGGCGGGGGTGCACTCGGTCGGCGTCGACCAGCAGTTCCTCCCCCACCTGGGCCAGACGGTCAACGGCCAGCGGGCGTTCAGCGTCTGGAGCGCCTCCGAGCGGGTCAGCGTGCCCTTCAACTGGAGCCTGGTGCTGTCCAGGAGCTGGCTGGAGGACCCGGCCCGGCGCAGCCGCGCCCACATACCCGACGCCAGCCGCGCCATCTCCCTGGAGGAGCACGCCGGCGCCGTGGCCCTGGAGGCCGCCGACTCCTGGGGGCTGCGCAGGCGCCCCGTCGTCGTGGACGTGGAGGGGCTCGACGCGGGGGCGACCGTGCGGCGCTTCGCGCGGGCGGGCCTCCCGCTGATCATGCGCATCGACGGCACGACCCCGCTGCGCGTCGACGGCACCCTGCTGCAGGGCTACAGCGACCGGGAGGTGCCCGCGCAGAACCTGATCGGCTCGATGAAGCGGATGCGCCGGCAGGTCGAGTGGTCCGACACCTCGGGGACGGGCTCGTACCGCGGGGTGGTGAGCGCGATCCCGGTGATCCTGTCGTGCCCCGCGCCCGCGGGCGGGCCCGGCGGCAGCCACCACCGGCCCATGCTGCTGATGGGCGACTGGGGCTCCTCCGACCGGTGGCCGTCGCGGATGTGGCTCACCGACTCGCGGCGGCTGCCGCTGGTCACCCTGCTGCGCCTGACCCGGCTCACGGGCGTCGTCCAGCGCGACTTCGCGGAGATCTCCGAGCACACCGGGATACGGGACTTCGCGGGCCGCTCGTTCCGAGGCTGGCACCGCCACGTCACCCTGGCCTCGGTCGCCCACCTCATCGCCGTGCGTGCGGGGGCGCGGCGCCTCCCGGCGCAGCGGCGGCGCGCGGCGGGGTCCGTCGCGCCGCTGTGTGCGTGAGCGGGGACGGACCCGGCGGATCAGCCCGCTGCGCCGGGGCCGGCGATCCCGTGGAAGCCCTTCCGGTAGTACAGGAGGGGCTCCCCCTCGCCGGCCTCGGCGTGCTCCACCTCGCCGAACAGCACGAGGTGGTCACCGGCCGGCACCTGCCGCTCGGTGCGGCACTCCAGCCGGGCGAGCGCGCCGGGCAGCAGGGGCAGCCCGCGCCGGGAGCGGGCCGTCCCCGGCTGGGGGAACTTGTCCGCGCCCCTGCGCGCGAAGAGCGCGGCCAGGTCCTGCTGGTCCCGGCCGAGCACGTGGACGACGAACCCCTCGGCGCCGGTGAAGGCGTCGAAGCAGTTGGCCCGCAGGTCCAGGCACACCAGCACCAGGGGCGGTTCGAGGGAGACGGAGGTGAAGGAGCTGGCAGTGAAACCGTGGCTGCGGCCCTGCGCATCCACGGTGGTCACGACCGTGACCCCGCTGGCCCAGCGGGCGAGGGACGTCCGGAACCGTTCGGCGGTGATCGTCTCTGCGAGCATCCCCCCACGCTGCTCAGCCCCGCTTGAGCCGGGATC from the Streptomyces roseifaciens genome contains:
- a CDS encoding IS701 family transposase — translated: MTAGEPPFGEPSPAGPWDVEPELFSSLTRNDQRRMAEQYVRGLLEAEGRKTLRNVAEQIGGKALQQSVHHFITASSWNWAPVRRALARRAEEEVRPQAWVVNSTVIPKAGVHSVGVDQQFLPHLGQTVNGQRAFSVWSASERVSVPFNWSLVLSRSWLEDPARRSRAHIPDASRAISLEEHAGAVALEAADSWGLRRRPVVVDVEGLDAGATVRRFARAGLPLIMRIDGTTPLRVDGTLLQGYSDREVPAQNLIGSMKRMRRQVEWSDTSGTGSYRGVVSAIPVILSCPAPAGGPGGSHHRPMLLMGDWGSSDRWPSRMWLTDSRRLPLVTLLRLTRLTGVVQRDFAEISEHTGIRDFAGRSFRGWHRHVTLASVAHLIAVRAGARRLPAQRRRAAGSVAPLCA
- a CDS encoding flavin reductase family protein encodes the protein MLAETITAERFRTSLARWASGVTVVTTVDAQGRSHGFTASSFTSVSLEPPLVLVCLDLRANCFDAFTGAEGFVVHVLGRDQQDLAALFARRGADKFPQPGTARSRRGLPLLPGALARLECRTERQVPAGDHLVLFGEVEHAEAGEGEPLLYYRKGFHGIAGPGAAG